Proteins encoded by one window of Chondromyces crocatus:
- a CDS encoding NAD(P)-dependent alcohol dehydrogenase yields MVKAYAALSATSPLAPFAIERRAPATEDVVIAIHHCGVCHTDIHLTRNDWGTSIYPMVPGHEITGVVTEVGARVTRFRVGDRVGVGCYVDSCTTGEVRDPDREHYQPGVVMTYNARVEGADHPTHGGYSESIVVKEGYVVSIPDALPLDAAAPLLCAGITLYSPLRHWKAGPGKRVAIVGMGGLGHVGVKLAHAMGAHVTVLSQTLAKREDAQRMGADAYHATRDPETFERLAGRFDLVLNTVSGDLDWNAYLNLLATDGALVLLGMPEQPVTVNPFLLVPHRRSLSGSWMGSMRETQEMLDFCGKHGITAEIEAIAIERIGEAYERIVKSDVRYRFVIDMATLADGAR; encoded by the coding sequence ATGGTCAAAGCGTATGCTGCTCTCTCCGCCACGAGTCCGCTCGCGCCATTCGCGATCGAGCGCCGCGCCCCTGCCACCGAGGATGTGGTCATTGCCATTCACCATTGCGGGGTGTGTCACACGGACATCCACCTGACGCGCAATGACTGGGGGACGTCGATCTACCCGATGGTGCCGGGTCACGAGATCACGGGGGTCGTGACGGAGGTCGGTGCGCGCGTCACGCGCTTCCGGGTGGGGGATCGGGTCGGCGTCGGCTGCTATGTGGATAGCTGCACGACGGGCGAGGTGCGCGATCCCGACCGGGAGCATTACCAGCCAGGGGTGGTGATGACGTACAACGCGAGGGTGGAGGGTGCCGATCATCCGACCCATGGCGGCTATTCCGAGAGCATCGTGGTGAAGGAGGGCTACGTGGTCTCCATCCCGGATGCGCTGCCGCTCGACGCTGCAGCGCCGCTCCTGTGTGCGGGAATCACGCTGTATTCACCGCTGCGGCACTGGAAGGCGGGGCCGGGGAAGCGGGTGGCCATCGTGGGGATGGGCGGGCTCGGGCATGTGGGTGTGAAGCTGGCCCATGCGATGGGCGCGCACGTGACGGTGCTGAGCCAGACGCTCGCGAAGCGCGAGGACGCGCAGCGCATGGGGGCGGATGCTTATCATGCGACGCGCGATCCGGAGACGTTCGAACGGCTCGCAGGGCGCTTCGATCTGGTGCTGAACACGGTCTCGGGCGATCTCGACTGGAATGCGTACCTGAACCTGCTGGCCACCGATGGCGCGCTGGTGCTGCTCGGGATGCCGGAGCAGCCGGTGACGGTGAACCCGTTCCTGCTCGTGCCGCACCGGCGGAGCCTCAGCGGGTCGTGGATGGGGTCGATGCGCGAGACGCAGGAGATGCTCGACTTCTGCGGGAAGCACGGGATCACGGCGGAGATCGAGGCGATTGCCATCGAGCGGATCGGTGAGGCCTACGAGCGGATCGTGAAGAGTGACGTCCGGTATCGGTTCGTCATCGACATGGCCACGCTGGCGGATGGGGCGCGGTGA